The Pseudomonas solani genome segment GCGATGCCAGCCAGGAAACCGGCGGCATCTCCACCCGCTTGCTGCACGAGCGCCTCAACGCCGCCGGCGAGCCCCTGTCACTGATCAGCGTGCGCCAGGTGCTTGGCCGCATGCTGGAAAGCGGCCTGGTGGTGCCCGAAGGGCAGAAGGGTTACTGCCTGGCGCGGAGCCAGAGCGCGGCTTAGTGGCCGCGTAACAGCTCGGTGGCCTGATCCAGCAGGCCCAACGGGTCCTGGGTCTTGTGCACGTCCACCGAGAGCAGCTGACGGAAGCGCCGCGCCCCGGGGAAGCCCTGGCCCAGGCCCAGCACATGGCGGGTGATGTGATGCATCTGCCCGCCTTCCGCGATGTGCCGTTCTATATAGGGGCGCAGTGCCGCCAGGGCCTCGGCCCGGGTCGGTTGCGGCGCCTGGCCACCGAATAGCCGCGCATCCACGCCTGCCAGCAGGTAGGGGTTGTGATAGGCCTCGCGGCCGAGCATCACGCCGTCGAATACCTCGAGGTGGGCCGCGCACTCATCCAGCGTCTTGATGCCGCCGTTGAGGATCAGCTCCAGGTCCGGGAAATCCTGCTTCAGTTGCGCGGCGACGTCGTAGCGCAGTGGCGGGATTTCACGGTTCTCCTTCGGCGACAGGCCTTCGAGGATCGCGATGCGCGCATGCACGGTGAAGCTGCGGCAGCCGGCGTCGCGGACCTGGCCGACGAAATCACACAGCTCGGCATAGCTGTCGCGGCCGTTGATGCCGATGCGGTGCTTGACCGTCACGGGGATCGCCACCGCGTCCAGCATCGCCTTCACGCAATCGGCCACCAGCGCCGGATGCCCCATCAGGCAGGCGCCGATCATGTTGTTCTGCACCCGGTCACTGGGGCAGCCGACGTTGAGGTTCACCTCGTCGTAACCCGCTTCCTCCGCAAAGCGCGCGCAGGCCGCCAGATCGGCCGGCACGCTGCCGCCCAGCTGCAGCGCCAGAGGGTGCTCGGCCTCGTCATGACGCAGGAAGCGCGCACGATCCCCCTGGAGCAGCGCCCCGGTGGTCACCATCTCCGTGTACAGCAGCGCATGGCGCGAAAGCAGGCGTAGGAAGAACCGACAATTTCTATCTGTCCAATCCATCATCGGCGCCACGGAAAAGCGGCGGGACAGCGCAGGGCGCGTGGTTGCTGGGCTAGAGGCTATTTCTTTAAGCATTTTCGTACAGCTGATAGAGGGCGGTTTGGGGCCGTTTCCGGATGACATGGCGACGCTCAGGAAACGAAAGCGCAAGGACGGAACTGCGGCCTATCTGGCCCAGATCCGGATCATGCGGGAAGGGGTGCAAGTCTATCAGGAAGCCTCGCTTTCCGCTGGCTGCACAGCGCCAGGGCTCGGGCGCTCAGGTGATCCTGCCACTCCAGGCAACGCTCTCTGCCCGCTGTGATCATCCCTTTGCCATTGGTGGTTCCAGGTGTCGCACAAGTGCTATCCGGTTGATTGGCAAGGCTCCCCGTTAGAAGACGTAAATCGGGCTGACCTAATACTTGTACCCCATATAAACCGCCGCATTCTTTTTGAGTTCGCGGACTTCGGATTCCCGAATGCGCATTCCATAGGAGTAATGCACAGAGTCGGAACTGCTGGAGCTGTCGTCATCCTCCACTGCGTGTGCGCTGGGTATCCCGCGGGAGATATTCGTCTGAACGGCGTGGTGCACCTTGTTTCCGCTTTTTGATGGGCCCGAGACGCTGTACATCGCCCTGTAGTCAGTCCCCCTGGAGGCATCGGTAACAATCTCGGACCACTTCGCCTCGTTTAGCCAACCCCAATAGCTGTTGTTATTGACCTGTTTCGTAAGGGAGAAGGTGATGTCGGTGCGCTCTGCCTGGCCCTTTGTCAGGAAGGTGCCGGCGTCTTCAATCGTGAACCCGGCGTAACGGCAAAGGTACGCGATGAGTGCGAAGGAGGTCCTGCTGTTACCGTTAGCGCAATGTACCGTCGCGGAGCCCCTGGTTTGCAGTTCCGAATGGATGATGTCCGCAGCCGCTATGAAACAGGGAATGCACTTATCTGCGGTGTCATCCATGCCATGGCTCATATGGCGCAGATCCACTCTGTTCGCGGTCTTCGACAGGTCGTGATGGGTTCCGAAGTAGATGGTTTCCCCTCCCGGGCCTTGGATGACTCCTCCTCTGTAACCTGCCGAGATTGTCCAGCCACTCTTTTCGTATGGCATGACCTGCCTCCATTCTCGCCACTGTTCCCTGTATGCGCGCGCCGGCTGCTGCCCCGTCAGTGCGCTGATTCAATCTAGTAGCCGGAGCGGTATGCCGCTAGCGATCCGGAGAAGGGCAGCGCTCATGCCTGGCGATGTGACGCATCGATCGGTAGTTCGATCTTGAAGCGGGTTCCTTCGCCTTCATGGCTTTGCACCGACAGGGTGCCGCCATGCTTCTGCACGATCCCATAGGAGAGCGAAAGCCCCAGGCCCGTGCCCTTGCCGACTGGTTTGGTGGTGAAGAACGGATCGAAGATGTGGGGCAGCACATCATCAGGAATGCCACTGCCGTCATCCGCTATCTCGATCCCCACCCGCCCGTCGCCCGCCCAGGTGGTGATCACGATTCTTCCTCGTGCCTCCCCCATGGCTTGCGCTGCGTTGACCACGAGATTCATGACGACCTGGTTGATCTGCGAGGGCAGGCATTTCACCTCCGGCAGGTCGCCGAAGTTCCGCACTATGTCGGCGCGGTACTTCACCTCGCTCGCCACGATGTTCAGCGTCGACTCTATGCCCTGATGGATATCGGCCCATTGCCACTCCGTGTCGGTATCAACGCGGGAGAAGTCCTTCAGGTCCTGGATTATCTTGCGGACCCGGCCGATGCCCTCCCTCGTTTCATTCAGCAGCGAGGGGATGTCGTCCTTGAGGTAATCCAGGTCGACCCGCTTGCGAAGGGCGATCACCCGTGCCTTCAAGTCCTCGTCTGCGATGGATGGTTCCGCCGATTCATAGGCCTGCAGGACTTCAAGCAGTTCGCGGAAGTAGGTTTCCAGCGTGCTGTGATTGGACGAGATGAAGCCGATCGGGTTGTTGATCTCATGCGCTACGCCAGCGGCGAGCTGCCCGATCGATGCCAGCTTCTCGTTCTGTATCAACTGGCTTTCCAACTGCTTGCGCTCGGCCATCTCCTGCTGCAGGACGCTGTTGGTACGTGTCAGGTCCTCGGTCCGGACCCGCACCTGGTGTTCGAGGCTTTCCATCTGCTGCTGCAGGCGCTGGGTCATGTCCCACTTGGCGGTGAGCGAACAGGCGAGCTGGCTGACTTCGATATTGTCGAAGGGCTTCTTCAGGATCAGCAGCCTGTCCGCCACCCTGAGCCTGGCGAGCAGCTCCTCCCATGAATAGTCGGCATATGCGGTGCAGACGACGACTTGCAGTCGCGGGTCCGTCTGCCAGAGGTGCTCGATGGTTTCCACTCCATCCCACCCCTGCGGCATGCGCATGTCGACGAAGGCCATCGCATAGGGCCTGTCCTCGACCAGTGCCTTCTCCAGCAGCTTAAGGCCGTCCTGGCCGCGATAGGCCGAATCGATCTCGAACTCTCTCACCTCCGTGGTCGGGCCCGTGCCGAACAACTGCGCTTCGAATGCATCCAGCGCCTGGGTATCACTGGGCTCCGGCGCGAGGATCTTGCGAAAGTCGTCGTGGATGGACGGCGTGTCGTCGATCAGCAGAATGCGGCGGTTACCCGGGTTGTCCATGCGCCAGCCCTCTCTTCTTCATTGGGATTTCCAGGGTGAAGCAGGCACCCGTCCCCAGGCCGTCGCTTTCGACCCGCAACGAGCCGTCCATCTCGATGGCAGCGAGAGCGCAACTGTGAAGCCCGAAACCGTGGCCGTCTTTCCGGGTGGTGAAGCCGTGGGCGAAGATGCGCGTCAGGTTGGCCTGCTCGATCCCCTCGCCGTTGTCCCGGACGCGGATGGTCAGGCTGGAGGCCCCCAGTTGCGCGGACAGGGTCAGGCGTCGTGGCCGATCCTCCTGCGCACTCATGGCCTGCTTGGCGTTACTGATCAGGTTCACCAGGATGAGCAGGGTGCGGTGCTTGTCCAGGACGACTTCCGGCAGGTCGTCATACTCCTTCACGATCTCGACCTGGTGGCGAACCAGCGAGTCGGACTGCATGCGCAACGCATCTTCCATGAGCTCATTGATGCTGATGGGTTCGACGATGCTGGAGGGGCCAGCGTAGGACTGCTGGGTCGAGACGATCTCCTTGATGTGGTTGACGCTCCGAGTCATCTGCTCGAGCTCATTGACGATGCTCTCCCGCTCCGACGAGAGCGCCTCCGATACCTGGGCGATGTAGCCGGGCAGCAGCTTTCCCTTCTCGTCGTGACTGATGAAGGCGCCGAGGTCCTCCTGGTGCGCCGTCATCATCTCCACCGCCCTGGCCAGGCCGAGCGCTTTGGAATTGCGCACCCGGCGCGCCACCAGGTCGGCGGAAATATTCACGCTGTTCAGCACATTGCCGACGTTGTGCAGCACGTTGGTCGCGATCTCGGCCATGCCCGCATGCCGGGCAGCGGCAACCAGCTCGCTCTGGGCTCGTTGCAGTTCGTGGGTCCGTACCTGTACCCGCCGTTCGAGTTCGTCATTGGCGGCTTGCAACGCCTTGTTCATGCGGTTGATCTCCGCATAGCTGCGCAGGAGCCAGTAGCCCAGGAACAACAGCAGCGCCGCCAGGATGGCTGCGAATACCAGCAGGTAGCGGTGGGAGATCTGATCCTGGGCGGCGGCCGCCAACTGCTCCCCGCTCAATACTTCGATCAGCGCGTCCAGGCGCGTGGCCACAGGCACGGCGGCGATCTGGTTGAGCAGGGCGTTGACCTGCTTCTGTTCGCTGAGAACGGTCCGGACATGAGCCGAGAACAGGTCGATGGCGCTGCCGATGTCAGGGCTCAGCCCGGCCTTCTGTTCCTCGATCTTCTGCAGGCCGAGCTGTATGTCCTCGGCCTTTTCGTCCGTGGTGACCTGCGAATACTCCATCGTGCTCAGGAGTGCGTCGAACACGTAGCCGGATGTCGTGTCGAGCACCATGCTGCTGCGTTGGTCACTGATCAGGTTCTGCACGTCATCTTCGGCGGTGGGTAGAAAATTCAGTGAGTTCCGCAGGATGGCGTTATGCGACTTGAACGCCTCGATCAGGCCGGATTTCTCCTCAAGCGCCGTCCTGTAGAGCTCCTTGCTCCGTTCCCAACGCTCCGGGTTGTGCAGGGGCGCATCCGCGAGGCGTTGTTCGAGGCGCTGCCAGTTGCTGTCCATTTCACTGAGCGGGTCGACCAGCAAGTCGTAGTCAAGGTTGATGCCCATGCGCGAGCGCAGCACCTGGACTTCCCACTGGGCATCGCTCTGCTTGATCTGGCGGAGTATCGCCAGCGACCCGAAGTAGCGGGCGGGCTCGTAGGCATCCGCCCGGAGGAACAGGAACAGGAGCGTGCCGGCGAGTGCGAGAGCGGCGCCAACCAATACGACCCAGAGGTTACCCCTGCGGATATCGCTCACTGCGCACCTTTCGTTTCACCCGTCAGCGTTTTCAGGAAGAGGATGATCAGCCGCTTGTCCTCCGGGTCCGCCTTGCGGCCCAGCTGGTACTTGAACATCACGTCCACGGCGTCCTCCAGGGTCTGCGCCGAGGCATCGTGGAAGTAGGGCGCGGTGAGCTCGACGTTGCGCAGGCCTGGCACCTTGAACACATGGCGGTCCTCGTCCCGGCCGGTGACCGAGAAGCGCCCGAGGTCGGCTTCGGAGCTGCTCCCTTTGTCCTTGAAGTAGTCCCCCATGACCCCGAATTTCTGGAACATGTTGCCGCCCACGTTCATGCCTTGGTGGCAGGAGATGCATCCGCTCTGCTTGAAGCGCGCATACCCCGTCTTCTCCTCATCGCTGATGGCCGTGGAGTCGCCTTCCAGGAACAGGTCGAATCGGGCCTTGGGCGTGAGCAGCGTCCGCTCGTAGGTCGCGATGGCGTTCTGGACGTTCGCCTGGGTCACCCCATCTGCGTAGCTCGACTCGAAGGCGTCCCTGTAGGTCTCGTCCGCCGCCAGGCGCGCGAGCAACGCAGGCCATTCGGACCCCATTTCCCTGGGGTTGCGGATGACATCGTCGACCTGCGCCTCCAGGGTCGCGGCGCGGCCATTCCAGAACTGGCGGAAGTTGAGGCTGGCATTGAGCACGGTGGGCGTGTTCACCAGCGTCAGGTCACCGTTGAGGCCGACGGACAGGCGCTTGTCATCGGCCCCGCCCCGGTCCAACTGGTGGCAGCTGGAGCAGGCCACGGCTCCGTTGGCGGAGAGGCGCTTGTCGTTGAAAAGCCGGCGGCCCAGCTCGGCCCGTCCCGCGTCTTCGGTATGCCAGCGAGGCAAGGGTTTGATCGGTTCATTGAGCGGCGCGGCGATGCACGGGGAGGCCAGCGGCAACACCACCAGCGCAAGGTGCAGGATGCGCTGCTTGATGTGGGCGTTCATCGTTCCGCTCCGGCGTGGCCGTTGCGGCGCCTGGCGAATTCAGCGAATTCGGCGGCCGGCAAGGCCCGTGAAAAATGGTAGCCCTGAGCTTCATCGCAGTGTCGGCTCATCAGGAACTCCAGCTGCTCGGCGGTCTCGACCCCCTCGGCCGTGACGGTGAGCCCGAGGCTGTCGGACATGGCGATAATGGCGGCGACGAGGGCTGCGTCCTTCTCATGCACGCCTATGTCGCGGACGAACGACTGGTCGATCTTCAACGTATCGATCGGGAACAGCTTCAGGTAGCCGAGATTGGAATAGCCGGTGCCGAAATCGTCGATCGCCAGCCTTACCCCGAGCGACTTGGCGCCCTGCAGCACGAGGGCGCTGCCTTCATGATCCTGCACCAGCAGGCGCTCGGTTATTTCCAGTTCAATGCAGCCGGGATCGACGCCCGAGCTCTTCAGCGCTTGCTTCAGTGCCGGGAGGAAGTCGCCCTGGCGGAAGTCCACAGGGGAAAGATTGATCGCGGTACAGAGCGGCCCGGACCCATGAAGATTCCACAGGTGTGTTTGCCGGCACGCCTCCTTCAGCACCCATCGGCTCAAGGGCACGATAAGACCGGACTCTTCCGCTACCGGGATGAAGCGGGTTGGCGGAATGGCTTCGCCGTTGGGCTGGAACCACCGTATCAGGGCCTCGCAGCCGATGACGCGGCCGCTACGCAGGTCGATCTTGGGCTGGTAATGGAGCACGAACTCTTCGTTTTCCAGTGCGCGCCGGATCGCCACTTCCAGTGACTGCTGGTCCCGGGCGCGCTGCTTGAGCATCGGATCGTAGAGCCGTGCCGTGTTGCGTTCCTGGCCCTTGGCCTCGTGCATGGCGGTCTCGGCCCGCTTGATCAACATGCGCGGGTCGTCGCCGTGGTCAGGGTAGCGGCTCACCCCGATGCTCGCCGTCACGGCCAGCACCTCACCTTCAACTAGGCGCGGTGTGGCGATGGCGGCCAGGAGCTGGGCGGAAAATGCGGTGTCGCCCCCTCTGTCGGAGAAGTCACCCACCACCACGAATTGGTCCGAGCCTGGCCGGTAGAGCACGTCCTCGTCCTTCAGCGCGCGCTGGATGGCGGTGCCGCTCGCCTGCAGCACGGCATCCCCGAATGGATAACCCCAGGCGTTGTTTATATGTTTGAGACGGTCGAGGCCGATGTACAGGAGAGAGAATCCGGACGTCGGCGATGTGCGGATGCACCGCACCAGCCGGTCCCGGAGAAGGTTCAGGTTGGGAAGCCCGGTCAGCGCGTCGTACTGAAGATGGTGCGCGAGTTTCAGCAACTCCGATGCTCGGTGTTCGATGGTGATCTCCAGCGCCTTGACCCTGATCTTGTTCTCCTGCATGGCCTGCCACTTGGCCGTCAGGGTGTTGGCGATCTGGCGGATTTCGATGGCATCGAATGGCTTCTTCAGCACCAGCAGCCGGTCATTGAGGTTCAGGCGTTCGCTCAGTTCGTCCCACGCCAGGTCGGAGAACGCCGTGCACAACGCGATTTGCAGATCAGGATCGAGCCGCCAGAGCCTTTCGATGGTTTCGAGGCCGTTCCAACCCGGAGGCATGCGCATGTCGACGAATGCCATCGCGTAGGGGCGGTATTCGGCCAACGCCTGCTCCGCCAGGTCGTGGCCGTCCTGGCCCTGGTAGGCATGATCCAGTTCGTAGCGGGTGGAGGGCCTGGGTTCCGCTACTCCGAAGAGCAGGGACTCCATCGAGGAGAGGCACTGTGTCGCCTCGGGGCTGAGGATCTTGCGATAGTCCTCATGCATCGAAGGGGTGTCGTCGATGATCAGGACGCGCCGGTTTCCCGCAGGAATGTAGTGGCTCATGGCAGCGCACGTGGTCGATGTCGCCACGCCGTCCGACTGGCTGTAAACAATACGCGCATCGGTTGCCACATCCCTGCAATTGGCCCGTCCCTTACTTCTTAAAGTACGGGCTTGGCCATTGTTCAAGTTCAATCGCCGGGCGGTGATACGGTGCAGTTCGCAAGCACCAGGGTCGATGGCGAGAAAACCTGAATGGTTCCGCTACACGATCGTCAGTGCGTACAAGTCATGTCCAAGTGTGCCGTTCCTGTCGATCTCCATCCTGCAATTGCTCGTGTCTCGCCGCTTTACGGGCAGTGAAAGCGACTACGCTGAAAAACATCTTCGACCCGGCTCCGATGCGAGCCATGGCAAGAGCGGATGGCATGGAAGACAACACACCCACGGATGCGACCCGTTTCACTGTGCTCCTGGTTGACGATGAGGTCTTCATCCTCAACAGCCTGAAGAGGCTTCTGCGCAGCCAGCCTTACGATCTCCTCCTGGCGGAGAGCGGCGAGCAGGCTCTCGAACTGCTCGCCAGTCATCCCGTCGATCTGGTCGTGTCCGATGCCCGCATGCCATCGATGGACGGTGCGACGCTGCTGGCGGAAATCTATCGACGTCATCCGCAGACCATCCGCATCCTGCTCACGGGCTACACGGACATGCCGACGCTGATCAAGGCGATAAACGAGGGGCGCATATACCGTTACCTGAGCAAGCCCTGGGATGACGCGGAGCTCCTGTCCACCCTCGAGCAGTCGCTGGCCCACCTGCACTCCGAACGCGAGCGCCAGCGGCTCGAGAAGGTGACCCGGCAGCAGAAGGCCGCCCTCGAACAGCTCAATGCGACGCTGGAGAAACGCGTCGAGTCGCGTACCGCAGAGCTCCAGCAGACGGCCGACATGCTCGACCTGGCCTACGCGGAGCTCAAGCGCAGCTACGTGGTCAGCACCGAGGTCTTTTCCCTTCTGGTCAACCAGCGGCTTCCCCAGGGCAAGCAAACCAACCAGGCGCTCAACGAACTGGTCCGTGCCTGCTGCAATGCCGGCCTCGTGGAGTCCTCGCTGGAGCACGACCTGATCATGGCCGCTGCGCTCTACAACGTGGGCAAGCTCGGCTGGAGCGACAGCATGCTGGCGAGGCCGTCGGACCTGATGCACCACCATGAGCGCGATACCTTCAGGGCTTACCCGGAAACCAGCGAATCGCTGCTGATGTCGCTCGAACCGATGCAGGATGCGGCAAGGCTGATCCGCCACCATCAAGAGCGCTGGGATGGCAGCGGCTTTCCAGACCACCTCAAGGGCAGCGCCATCCCCCAGGGTTCGAGATTGCTCAAGCTCGCCGTGGACTTCGTGGAGTTGCAACGAGGCCTGGTGCTGGAGCGCAACATGAACCGGGACGAGGCCCTGATGTTCATTCGCAAGTACGCGGGGCGGCTGTACGACCCCGACATGATCGAGCCCTTCGTCCAGGTCTGCGCCTCATACCTGACGGACATCACGCTCGCCGATCCCCGCGTGCGCGGGCTGGGTACGCGCGACCTCGAAGGCGGCATGGTGCTGGCACGCAACCTCAACGCGGACAACGGCATGTTGCTGCTCAACGCGGGCAAGGCGCTGACCCCGGTGCTGGTAGAGAAACTGATCGCCTTCGAGGCGATGGAAGGTGCGCGCTACACCGTGTTCGTGCGCGTTGCGGAAACAGCCTGATTTCACTGGAGGTACCCATGGCACGTATCCAGTTGGTCGACGATGACCCGTTGATCCTCCGCACGCTCCAGCGAGCGATGCGGGATGCCGACTGGGAGCTGGAACCGTTCGACGATCCGGTCCTGGCGTTGCACGCCCTGGCGGAAAAGCCCTATGAGGTGATCGTCTGCGACCACCATATGCCCGACATCGATGGCGTCACCTACCTGCAATTCGCCAAGCAATGCCAGCCCGCCAGCATCCGTATCCTCCTGAGCGGCATGGCCGATCACCAGGCACTGATGCAGGCGATCAACCAGGCTGAAATCTATCGGCTCATCCCCAAGCCCTGGGAAAACGCAGAGCTGCTCGCCACCGTCCGGGGGGCGTTGAACCTGTACCGGACGCGCGAGCATGACCGCAGGGAACTCGACCTCCTGCAGATCCACAAGCACCGGGGCGAAGCCGAGCGCATGCAGATCAAGGTGCTCAAGACCCGTCACGGTGAGCTGTACGAAGTGCAGCGAGATGAACAGGGTCGCATCGTGCTGGACGGGGAGGAGTGAGCCCCGGCGCTACGGTCCCCGTCCTCCCCATTCGCTCCTCCTTGAACCCCTGGAATCACGCCCCGGGGCGTGGCCATGGATCATCGGTCCTGCCCGTGCCGGACGTCCTGCTGCCATCGCCTCGCACCGGGCCCCGGCCCGCTTTCGCCGTCTTGCCAACAGCGTCACGAACCCGAGAACGTGCGTCCGGGAGAGTGCGGCGATCCATGCGCCGGATCAATTGCGGCGGGTTTCCAGTCGCTAGGATGCGCCCGAAATCAACCACGGAAAGGAGTTCTTCATGTCGGATCGGGTTTCCATTCACCTGGCGGGCGCTCCGGGTATCCAGGCTGCGGAGAAGCTGCTCGAGCTGGATGGTTACAGCAGTTTCAGGCAGGTGATGAGCGGGGAGTTGACCGTAGCCCTGGACGAGGAGTGTTACCTGGTGGCGCTTGGGGGTGACTACGTTGGCTTTGCGGTGGTCCGAGGCGCTTCTGCCGGCAATTCGGGTTTCTTCGAGATCTTCCGGCTGTTCGTTGCAGTGCCCGCTCGTGGCAAGGGGGTGGGCAGGCGCGCGGTGGCTCAGATCATCGACCTGCTGAAGAAGCGGGGCAAGGATGAGCTGGTTCTGGAGATCGAGAGCGATATCGCGGCTTCGTTCTGGGAGAACGTGCTGCAGGGCTACAAGATCCATGACCTGCATAACGGCAAGCGCATCGTCCACCTCTATCCCGCCTGAACCACGGGCTGGCGTTACACCCGAAGCCCCGGCTCGTGCCGGGGCTTTTCATTGCCTGGCATTCCCTCACACCTTTTACGGCCCCGCCCCAGGCGCCTGGCGACTCAACCGGTCGCGGGCAACGCCTCGGGCAGGTTCAGGCGCTGGCGCAGGGCGCGGAAATGGGCGAGCGAGTCATGGAAGAAGGCCTGTGGCAGTACGCCGTAGCGGCTCAGCGCAGCCTCTACCCGATCCAGTCCCGCCTGCTCGGCCAGTTCGTAGGCGCGCATGCCTTTTTCGATGCGCTCTCGGGTACTGGCGAAGTCGCTGAATTTCATGTCACGGCTGCTGGCGAAGTAGGCGAACTCGATGCGGGGGCGCAGCGCTACCTGGCGGATCAGTGGCCAGTCCAGTGTTGCTAGCGCATGCTCCACGGCGGGCCCGACTATGACTTCCTGCTCCCAGAGGAAGAACGCTTCGAACAGCTCCCGTCGCACCGGTTGCGGCAGCGGCTCGCCCAGCGCCTGGGCCTGGTGGCAGCGGTTGAGCGCGGCCAGCAGGCGTGGCTGCAGGTAGTGCCCGATGCCGGTGGCCTGGCCATGCAGCCGGCTGAGGTGATAGGCCGTATAGGCCTCGACGCAGACCCGCCGGTTGATTTCGCGGAAGGCGTCGGCGAAGGCGTGCAACTGGCGCAGCTTGTGGTGGCGGAGTGCGGGAGTGAAGAGGAACTGCGCGGAGAGCAGGGTGCCCACGCGCATGCCCAGGGCGAAGTAGCCGGCGCCCCAGAGCGCGCCGTGGGCGGCGATCAGCGGGAAGACGTTGCGCCCGCCGGAATCCTCGTAGAGGTGGTGGTAGACCGAGGCGCGCTGGCCGAGGTCGGTGAGGGTGCCGGCCAGTGCCGTTGCTTCCCGGTGAATCCGCTGGTAGTCACGGTCGAGGGTGCCGCTTTCGCTATCCATATGCAGGGCTCCTAGGCTAATCATCTGGATTGAATCTATGCAGGCTTGGGCCTGCCAGCCTCGCGGCAAATTGCCTCAGGTCGCGTCGCGCGCGGCTTCCGCCCTGGTTGCAGTGGGGGCGCCAGCCGCGCTGGCGTGGGTGTGTGACGGGGGTATCAGCAGGTCCAGCCGATACGTCCGCTGGTCGGCCGATCGTCGGATTTACGGCGAAAGGCCAGTATCCTCCGCGCCAGTCTGTTCCCCAGGCCCGCCCGCGTGCGGCGTCGGCGCGCTGCCGGGGAGCAAGATCCATGGAGCCGTAGTCGCAGGACATTGGATGTTGTCTTCACCCCTCAGCCCGGCCGGGTTTCCTCTGGCCCGCTCGTTCCGCCCCCTTGCCGATCACGCACTGCATAGGGCCCGCCATCAGGTACGCGGCCGTGCGCTGCATGGTATTTCGCCGACGCAATCACATTCGGCAGATTTTCCGGTGGATGCATGTGGGGAATCGTCCCCGCAGGGCGTCTCCAGTCTTATCGCTTCGCCCATCACCTCCGCCGATGCACCGCTGCCCACCGGGCGGCCGTCGCCGGCACCTTCCGCTCGTTCAAGGAGAACCCCATGAGCATCGTTTCGAGAACCGCTTTGCTGCCGATCCTGGCTACGGTGGCGTTGGCCGGCCTGTCGGGCTGCGCCACCGAAACCTCCACCGCCGTCGCCGTGCAGCAGGTCGAAAGCGTCAACCGTCCCTACAGTGGCGTGCGCGCGCCGATCGCGGTCGGCAAGTTCGATAACCGCTCCAGCTACATGCGCGGCATCTTCTCCGACGGCGTCGACCGCCTCGGCGGCCAGGCCAAGACCATCCTCATCACTCACCTGCAGCAGACCAACCGCTTCAACGTGCTGGACCGCGACAACATGAGCGAGATCCAGCAGGAAGCCGCGATCAAGGGCCAGGCCCAGCGCCTCAAGGGTGCCGATTTCGTGGTCACCGGCGACGTCACCGAGTTCGGCCGCAAGGAAGTGGGCGACCACCAGCTGTTCGGCATCCTCGGTCGCGGCAAGACCCAGATCGCCTACGCCAAGGTGGCCCTGAACATCGTCAACATCTCCACCTCCGAGGTCGTCTATTCGACCCAGGGCGCCGGCGAGTACGCGCTGTCCAACCGCGAAGTGATCGGCTTCGGCGGCACCGCCAGCTACGACTCCACCCTCAACGGCAAGGTGCTCGACCTGGCCATGCGCGAGGCGGTGAACAAGCTGGTGAATGCGGTGGAGAGCGGCGCCTGGAAGCCGCAGAACTGAAACAGGGACGTCAGGACATGAACATGAGCAGGACAATCGCATGCGCGGCCGCGCTGTTGGGCAGCCTGGCACTGGCCGGCTGCAGCGGCCCCAAGACGCTGTACCAGTGGGAGGGTTACCAGACCCAGGTCAACCAGTACTTCAAGGGCGAATCCAAGGAGGCGCAATTGGAGGCGCTGGAAGCCGACCTGCAGAA includes the following:
- a CDS encoding putative bifunctional diguanylate cyclase/phosphodiesterase translates to MSHYIPAGNRRVLIIDDTPSMHEDYRKILSPEATQCLSSMESLLFGVAEPRPSTRYELDHAYQGQDGHDLAEQALAEYRPYAMAFVDMRMPPGWNGLETIERLWRLDPDLQIALCTAFSDLAWDELSERLNLNDRLLVLKKPFDAIEIRQIANTLTAKWQAMQENKIRVKALEITIEHRASELLKLAHHLQYDALTGLPNLNLLRDRLVRCIRTSPTSGFSLLYIGLDRLKHINNAWGYPFGDAVLQASGTAIQRALKDEDVLYRPGSDQFVVVGDFSDRGGDTAFSAQLLAAIATPRLVEGEVLAVTASIGVSRYPDHGDDPRMLIKRAETAMHEAKGQERNTARLYDPMLKQRARDQQSLEVAIRRALENEEFVLHYQPKIDLRSGRVIGCEALIRWFQPNGEAIPPTRFIPVAEESGLIVPLSRWVLKEACRQTHLWNLHGSGPLCTAINLSPVDFRQGDFLPALKQALKSSGVDPGCIELEITERLLVQDHEGSALVLQGAKSLGVRLAIDDFGTGYSNLGYLKLFPIDTLKIDQSFVRDIGVHEKDAALVAAIIAMSDSLGLTVTAEGVETAEQLEFLMSRHCDEAQGYHFSRALPAAEFAEFARRRNGHAGAER
- a CDS encoding HD domain-containing phosphohydrolase, with product MEDNTPTDATRFTVLLVDDEVFILNSLKRLLRSQPYDLLLAESGEQALELLASHPVDLVVSDARMPSMDGATLLAEIYRRHPQTIRILLTGYTDMPTLIKAINEGRIYRYLSKPWDDAELLSTLEQSLAHLHSERERQRLEKVTRQQKAALEQLNATLEKRVESRTAELQQTADMLDLAYAELKRSYVVSTEVFSLLVNQRLPQGKQTNQALNELVRACCNAGLVESSLEHDLIMAAALYNVGKLGWSDSMLARPSDLMHHHERDTFRAYPETSESLLMSLEPMQDAARLIRHHQERWDGSGFPDHLKGSAIPQGSRLLKLAVDFVELQRGLVLERNMNRDEALMFIRKYAGRLYDPDMIEPFVQVCASYLTDITLADPRVRGLGTRDLEGGMVLARNLNADNGMLLLNAGKALTPVLVEKLIAFEAMEGARYTVFVRVAETA
- a CDS encoding response regulator, coding for MARIQLVDDDPLILRTLQRAMRDADWELEPFDDPVLALHALAEKPYEVIVCDHHMPDIDGVTYLQFAKQCQPASIRILLSGMADHQALMQAINQAEIYRLIPKPWENAELLATVRGALNLYRTREHDRRELDLLQIHKHRGEAERMQIKVLKTRHGELYEVQRDEQGRIVLDGEE
- a CDS encoding GNAT family N-acetyltransferase, with the translated sequence MSDRVSIHLAGAPGIQAAEKLLELDGYSSFRQVMSGELTVALDEECYLVALGGDYVGFAVVRGASAGNSGFFEIFRLFVAVPARGKGVGRRAVAQIIDLLKKRGKDELVLEIESDIAASFWENVLQGYKIHDLHNGKRIVHLYPA
- a CDS encoding CsgG/HfaB family protein, giving the protein MSIVSRTALLPILATVALAGLSGCATETSTAVAVQQVESVNRPYSGVRAPIAVGKFDNRSSYMRGIFSDGVDRLGGQAKTILITHLQQTNRFNVLDRDNMSEIQQEAAIKGQAQRLKGADFVVTGDVTEFGRKEVGDHQLFGILGRGKTQIAYAKVALNIVNISTSEVVYSTQGAGEYALSNREVIGFGGTASYDSTLNGKVLDLAMREAVNKLVNAVESGAWKPQN